The Erigeron canadensis isolate Cc75 chromosome 4, C_canadensis_v1, whole genome shotgun sequence genome window below encodes:
- the LOC122597669 gene encoding von Willebrand factor A domain-containing protein DDB_G0292028-like — MWENLVAQGGTNLMCPLNQAIDMVGKTGESIPLIFLITDGTVENERDIFNMVKCSLVDGSMSSPRIYTFGIGSYCNHHFLEMLAHIGRGYYDAAYETGSIDDRFQRLLENALSPMLINLTLDALEKLKSYELYPSRIPDLVYGRPLIVSGRFHGKFPECVKVSGIIGDQSSYVIDIKVRKRCDINLEMICAKREVDLLTARAWLDQNIHLEEKVAKMSLQRGIPSEYTCMIVAHNDKIKSFVKSFLGDEKSSKSMNQKAIYMRQISVGFGNLKATATNLPPGIENEKLTRAATIVMNAASSFYGVVASSGCWRCLSELKNSQCFLAIAQLCTAFACLEFLDCCCDLCDSCMDLCQ; from the exons ATGTGGGAAAACTTGGTTGCCCAAGGAGGAACGAACCTCATGTGCCCATTAAATCAG GCAATTGACATGGTTGGTAAAACTGGTGAATCCATTCCTCTCATTTTCCTCATTACTGATGGCACCGTTGAAAATGAAAGAGATATTTTTAATATGGTCAAATGTAGTCTTGTAGACGGAAGCATGAGTTCTCCCCGAATATATACATTTGGCATAG GTTCATACTGCAATCATCATTTCTTGGAAATGCTTGCACATATCGGAAGGGGATACTATGATGCTGCATATGAAACAG GTTCAATTGATGATCGTTTTCAACGACTGTTGGAAAATGCTTTGTCGCCTATGCTTATTAATTTAACTCTTGATGCTCTGGAGAAGCTCAAATCATATGAG TTGTACCCATCTCGTATTCCGGATTTGGTGTATGGGCGCCCATTAATTGTATCAGGTCGATTCCATGGGAAATTTCCTGAATGTGTGAAAGTTAGTGGTATAATAGGGGATCAAAGTAGTTATgtgatcgatatcaaagtgagaAAGAGATGCGACATTAACTTGGAGATG ATATGTGCTAAGAGGGAGGTGGATTTACTCACGGCACGAGCATGGTTAGACCAAAACATACATTTGGAGGAaaag GTTGCAAAAATGAGCTTACAAAGAGGAATTCCTTCTGAATATACCTGCATGATTGTAGCtcataatgataaaataaagtcatttgtcaaatcatttttagGAGATGAG AAGAGTTCAAAATCAATGAATCAGAAGGCGATATACATGAGGCAGATAAGTGTTGGATTTGGCAACTTGAAGGCCACTGCTACAAATCTACCTCCAGGAAtcgaaaatgaaaaattaaccCGTGCTGCAACAATAGTGATGAATGCTGCATCATCGTTTTATGGGGTTGTGGCTAGTTCGGGTTGTTGGAGATGCTTATCTGAACTCAAAAACTCGCAATGTTTTCTTGCTATCGCTCAACTCTGCACTGCTTTTGCTTGTCTtgaatttcttgattgttgttGTGATTTGTGTGACTCGTGCATGGATTTGTGCCAGTAA
- the LOC122597605 gene encoding exocyst complex component EXO70B1-like produces the protein MCVTTMTTEIINKWNSTTFDKLFIFDTTNRNEIVPYLQAIDEIQQKLLVSSNDQMTSKSHLVPIIVSRLTKEFHNILKVNSKSTPSSLNNNPNLNTQSTTMTDSAASNYEVYDDDVYVSRETMMKNECVVDLRNIVTRMHAFGFVKDCLKVYVNERKLVIDNEFERMKVEKLSEYSAKRLEWGVLEMKIEIWIKTMKICFNYCFEYEKRLCELIFHDLGEDSSLVDDCFMDVIMDYMKLLLDNAEALSSIRVAPERLFKILDVYDTLCSARPLMNNFFNRQGWEVLGSRAENEIVPKLGDKVREILFKFENSVVKEKSSFVCKEPVHQLAKYVMHNVYKLCDYKDTLTGIALSDLPSMDAVEMRSESLVLEGGNGFSVHIVWIVLSLISNLEVKASLIKDPLVSRFFLMNNFRYISQKVQGRPEMRERVGDENMNKLIQKFQRARDDYLKLSLEAVLRCLRDEGLNNTRRLPQRVSKLTERLKKFNAEFEKLQKDHRKSVVADFELMVELRKSIVEMVVVAYTNFLRHTENIPRLQTYIKSSAEEIESVIQEFFVYNPTR, from the coding sequence atgtgtgtaaCTACAATGACGACTGAAATTATCAACAAATGGAACTCCACAACCTTCGACAAACTCTTCATTTTCGACACTACTAATCGCAACGAAATCGTTCCTTACTTACAAGCCATAGACGAAATCCAACAAAAATTATTAGTATCGTCAAATGACCAAATGACATCCAAATCTCATCTTGTTCCAATCATCGTATCTAGACTAACTAAAGAGTTTCACAACATTTTAAAAGTCAACTCAAAGTCAACCCCTTCATCCTTAAACAACAACCCAAACTTAAACACCCAATCAACCACAATGACAGACAGTGCCGCCAGTAACTATGAAGTGTACGATGATGACGTGTACGTGAGCCGCGAGACGATGATGAAAAATGAGTGTGTTGTTGATCTTAGAAACATTGTTACAAGAATGCATGCTTTTGGTTTTGTTAAAGATTGTTTAAAAGTGTATGTTAACGAACGAAAGCTTGTTATCGATAACGAGTTTGAACGTATGAAAGTCGAGAAGTTGAGTGAGTATAGTGCTAAGAGATTGGAATGGGGGGTGTTGGAAATGAAGATTGAGATTTGGATCAAAACcatgaaaatttgtttcaacTATTGCTTTGAGTACGAGAAGCGGTTATGTGAATTGATATTTCATGATCTTGGAGAGGACAGTAGTTTGGTTGATGATTGTTTTATGGATGTGATTATGGATTATATGAAGCTATTGTTGGACAATGCTGAAGCATTAAGTAGTATTCGTGTTGCACCTGAAAGGCTTTTTAAGATATTGGATGTTTATGATACGTTGTGTAGCGCAAGGCCTTTGatgaataacttttttaataggCAAGGTTGGGAGGTTTTAGGAAGTCGAGCAGAGAATGAGATTGTTCCTAAACTTGGTGATAAAGTGAGGGAAATTTTGTTTAAGTTTGAGAATTCGGTGGTTAAAGAGAAGTCTTCGTTTGTTTGTAAGGAACCGGTTCATCAGTTGGCCAAGTATGTGATGCATAACGTTTACAAGTTATGTGACTATAAAGATACTTTGACGGGGATAGCTCTATCTGATCTTCCGTCTATGGATGCTGTAGAAATGAGGTCTGAAAGTTTGGTATTGGAAGGGGGAAACGGGTTTTCTGTCCATATAGTTTGGATAGTATTGAGTTTGATATCGAATTTGGAGGTTAAAGCAAGTCTAATTAAAGATCCCCTGGTTAGTCGCTTCTTTCTTATGAACAACTTTCGTTATATCAGTCAGAAGGTCCAGGGACGGCCAGAAATGAGGGAAAGGGTTGGAGATGAGAATATGAACAAGTTAATTCAGAAGTTTCAAAGGGCAAGGGATGATTATTTGAAATTAAGTTTGGAGGCAGTGTTGAGGTGCTTAAGAGATGAGGGATTGAACAATACAAGGCGTTTACCTCAAAGGGTTTCGAAATTGACAGAGAGACTAAAGAAATTCAATGCTGAGTTTGAGAAACTTCAAAAGGATCATAGAAAATCGGTTGTTGCTGATTTTGAACTTATGGTAGAGCTTCGTAAATCAATTGTTGAGATGGTTGTTGTTGCTTATACTAACTTTCTTCGTCATACAGAGAATATACCTCGTCTGCAGACATATATTAAGTCTTCAGCTGAAGAGATTGAATCTGTCATCCAAGAATTCTTCGTTTACAACCCAACCCGGTGA
- the LOC122597670 gene encoding uncharacterized protein LOC122597670, with protein MGGDEFSKSVEMGIKLSKRIYYGKDDDIATSAPKTAVMTKTLSHCSSSMTSSSSSHQLPAGRHRPTGLMVYAVITEPDVVDNPDIRSYQPHVHGRCNPPALIPLHMHGIGMNVDCYLDTAFVTVSGAWRVHCVTSSACCDCRIAIPMGDQGSIQGIDVETTKRSYFTKFITLEDEKDHTEGVNKGKDGFMMNRNTYTLKVPQVEGGSMIQIKVRWTQKLLYQGNHEFCLNLPFTFPYYVIPLQKKIPKRQKLVVNVHSSGDSMITCRFASHPLKEVRQQAGEASFSYEAEVLRWSAQDFAFSYSVRPLTLYAYLPWCP; from the exons atgggggGAGATGAGTTCTCAAAATCTGTTGAAATGGGAATTAAGCTCTCCAAACGTATATACTACGGAAAAGATGACGATATTGCCACGTCTGCTCCTAAGACGGCAGTAATGACAAAAACACTCTCACATTGTTCATCATCCATGACGTCGTCGTCATCATCCCATCAGTTGCCTGCAGGCAGACATCGTCCGACTGGGCTGATGGTTTACGCAGTCATTACTGAGCCAGATGTTGTGGACAATCCGGATATCAGGAGCTACCAGCCGCACGTGCATGGGCGTTGCAATCCACCAGCATTGATTCCCCTTCATATGCATGGTATCGGGATGAATGTGGATTGTTATCTGGACACTGCGTTTGTTACGGTTAGTGGTGCTTGGCGTGTGCATTGTGTCACATCAAGTGCATGCTGTGATTGTCGTATTGCAATTCCCATGGGCGACCAG GGCTCAATTCAAGGGATTGATGTTGAGACCACCAAAAGATCGTattttaccaaatttattaCTTTAGAAGATGAAAAAGATCACACAGAAGGAGTAAACAAGGGAAAAGATGGGTTCATGATGAACCGCAACACATACACACTAAAAGTTCCCCAG GTTGAGGGGGGATCCATGATTCAGATTAAAGTTAGATGGACTCAGAAATTGTTATATCAAGGTAATCATGAGTTCTGCCTCAATTTGCCATTCACGTTCCCGTATTATGTTATACCTTTGCAGAAGAAAATTCCTAAAAGACAGAAACTGGTGGTAAATGTTCACTCCAGTGGCGACTCTATGATTACTTGCAGATTTGCTAGTCACCCTTTAAAG GAGGTACGACAACAGGCAGGGGAAGCAAGCTTCTCATATGAGGCAGAAGTTTTAAGATGGTCCGCTCAAGACTTTGCTTTCAGTTATTCTGTAAGACCTCTGACTTTATATGCTTACCTACCATGGTGTCCTTAA
- the LOC122598554 gene encoding pollen receptor-like kinase 3, with amino-acid sequence MAISFKLLYFLYILLIMIPWVVKAYMTDSDALLRIKQSLNNPEPLDSWKAGTIPCDEVLTWVGLVCNNGLVTNLHLKSMSLSGNLDINALSQMPALRILALENNSFSGPIPEFNKLGSLKGLHLSMNQYSGEIPYDFFNSMTALKKIWFDGNKFTGNIPSSIGELPNLVELHLEDNQFSGTIPAIGQRSLNSVNLSYNNLTGEVPPGLAKFDATSFEGNPGLCGARFGRMCDKTPPKSPTNKPIENKSNKKSLRIEYVLMVVTLLILVLMLVGIFILMRRKKDNSETIGIMEKDNLEGSVGLTICNISKPEAIPGQNGFDTGQKALMTKKKGVSVDLMLLNDTKGVFRLSDVMKAAAEVLGNGMLGSSYKAKMTNGMVVVVKRLKEMNLVDKNGFEVEMMRLGRLNHPHILTPLACHYRKEEKLLIYEYFPAGSLLYLLHGDRGKRHAELKWYARLKIIKGVALGLGYLHKELASLDLPHGNLKSSNVLLSANYHPLVVDFGLHHMINPNHVANALAAYRAPEVLKMRQVSPKCDVYCLGIIILEVLTGKFPSQYVNNGQGGTDLVQWVKSAMQESREVELLDPEITGSSKYIGEMRKLLHIGASCTDSDPQSRLDISEVISSIENIQGGDDNTIQMFSSFGDGYDDAASTLTGVTDSSYISMAADQSRTNNNESTQQNNDNIGLRVS; translated from the exons ATGGCCATTTCTTTTAAACTATTATATTTCTTGTATATTTTGTTAATCATGATTCCATGGGTGGTTAAGGCTTACATGACTGATTCAGATGCTTTGCTTAGAATCAAACAATCTTTGAATAATCCTGAGCCTCTTGATTCTTGGAAAGCCGGAACAATTCCTTGCGACGAGGTGCTTACATGGGTCGGTCTTGTTTGTAACAACGGGCTGGTCACTAATCTTCATCTTAAATCAATGAGTCTTTCTGGTAATCTAGACATAAATGCCCTGTCACAAATGCCAGCATTGAGAATCCTAGCACTTGAAAACAATTCTTTCTCTGGCCCAATTCCTGAATTCAATAAACTTGGATCATTAAAAGGTCTTCACCTTTCAATGAATCAATATTCTGGTGAAATCCCTTACGATTTCTTCAATTCAATGACAGCTTTGAAGAAAATTTGGTTTGATGGTAACAAATTCACTGGCAATATCCCGTCTTCAATTGGAGAATTACCAAATCTTGTGGAATTGCATCTTGAAGACAATCAGTTTTCTGGTACAATTCCAGCAATAGGCCAAAGAAGTTTAAATTCGGTCAACCTTTCGTATAATAACTTAACAGGTGAAGTCCCACCAGGCTTGGCTAAATTTGATGCAACCTCTTTTGAAGGAAATCCCGGGCTTTGTGGAGCAAGATTTGGTAGAATGTGTGACAAAACACCTCCCAAAAGTCCTACTAATAAACCAATTGAAAATAAGTCTAATAAAAAGTCATTAAGGATAGAATATGTACTAATGGTTGTGACATTATTAATTCTTGTGTTAATGCTTGTTGGGATCTTTATTCTGATGAGGAGGAAAAAAGATAATTCTGAGACAATTGGAATCATGGAGAAAGATAACCTTGAAGGATCGGTTGGTTTAACTATATGTAATATAAGCAAACCAGAAGCTATTCCGGGCCAAAATGGTTTTGATACGGGCCAGAAGGCACTGATGACCAAAAAGAAAGGGGTGAGTGTTGATCTAATGCTATTAAACGATACCAAAGGAGTGTTCAGATTATCTGATGTGATGAAAGCCGCTGCAGAAGTGTTGGGAAATGGAATGCTTGGCTCATCCTATAAGGCCAAAATGACAAATGGGATGGTTGTTGTGGTCAAgaggttaaaagaaatgaatcTAGTTGATAAAAATGGGTTTGAAGTTGAGATGATGAGGCTTGGAAGACTAAACCACCCACATATATTGACACCACTCGCATGCCACTATCGCAAAGAGGAAAAACTCTTGATTTACGAGTACTTTCCAGCAGGAAGCCTACTTTACTTGTTACATG GTGACCGAGGAAAGAGACACGCCGAGCTCAAATGGTATGCACGTTTGAAAATCATTAAAGGGGTTGCACTAGGACTAGGATATCTTCACAAAGAACTCGCCAGTCTAGATTTACCTCATGGAAATCTCAAATCGAGCAATGTCCTTCTAAGTGCTAACTACCATCCTCTAGTTGTAGATTTTGGTCTACATCATATGATCAACCCAAATCATGTTGCAAATGCGTTAGCAGCCTATAGAGCTCCGGAAGTACTCAAAATGCGTCAAGTATCACCTAAATGCGACGTTTATTGTCTAGGAATTATAATTTTAGAAGTCCTAACAGGAAAGTTCCCCTCACAGTATGTTAACAACGGCCAAGGTGGTACAGATCTTGTACAATGGGTAAAATCCGCTATGCAGGAATCTAGAGAAGTTGAGTTGTTAGATCCCGAGATCACTGGATCAAGTAAATACATTGGTGAAATGAGAAAACTTCTACATATTGGTGCAAGTTGTACAGATAGTGATCCCCAATCTAGATTAGATATTAGTGAGGTAATTAGTAGTATAGAGAATATTCAAGGTGGGGATGACAACACGATTCAAATGTTTTCATCTTTTGGGGATGGATATGACGATGCAGCAAGTACACTAACCGGAGTAACAGATTCGTCGTATATCTCAATGGCAGCTGATCAGTCTAGAACGAACAACAATGAATCAACGCAACAGAATAACGATAATATTGGTCTTCGTGTATCGTAA
- the LOC122596583 gene encoding protein TIFY 10A-like, translating to MSRAKMYSSVNANEKSSFARTCNRLGMFLKEKGSLIDLGLNPNFDAIEKRETTVDLLSNMEISPVQTSTKTEKTLNPLPQYVSSDSLFERVVDGLTNKSSDNNESGTKTAPMTIFYGGQVLVFDDISDDKARDVMLLATSGGSIISSKNRIQNQSTSPSNYSTSCDIFGSPDQLNTIPRLEEGLDLPIARRASLHKFLARRKDRATVRPTPYQSRNTSKEASSSTHHKFDLNF from the exons atgtcaagaGCTAAAATGTATTCTTCTGTTAACGCTAACGAGAAATCGAGTTTTGCAAGGACTTGCAATCGGTTAGGCATGTTTCTGAAAGAGAAAGGCAGCCTTATAGATCTTGGACTCAATCCAAATTTTGATGCTATAG AAAAACGGGAGACTACTGTTGATTTGTTAAGTAACATGGAAATTAGTCCGGTCCAGACATCGACGAAAACCGAGAAAACATTAAATCCTCTTCCTCAATATGTTAGCTCAGATTCCTTGTTTGAAAGAGTCGTCGACGGTTTAACAAATAAAAGTAGCGACAACAATGAATCGGGGACTAAGACCGCACCGATGACTATTTTCTATGGGGGACAAGTATTAGTGTTTGATGATATTTCGGATGATAAAGCGAGAGATGTAATGTTGCTAGCGACTTCTGGTGGTTCTATTATTTCTAGTAAAAATCGAATTCAAAACCAATCAACTTCACCTTCAAATTATTCAACGTCATGCGACATTTTTGGATCGCCCGATCAGCTAAATACTATTCCAAGACTAGAAGAAGGACTGGATTTGCCGATAGCTAGAAGAGCGTCACTTCACAAGTTTTTGGCAAGGAGAAAGGACAGGGCAACCGTAAGACCGACGCCATACCAATCACGAAACACGTCAAAGGAGGCTTCGTCTTCGACTCATCATAAATTTGATCTTAATTTTTAG
- the LOC122597760 gene encoding exocyst complex component EXO70A1-like — protein MELQPPGTDTATAEQIILRWDSTASEDARFRMIFEGDRQEINRYLLAVDQIQQSLNSTTLSDDESKKAHNAIQIAMARLEDEFRSILITNSTPIETEAVTDSVSSAHLTPRTTPRTSSCRSESPEKDDHHSTSSGPKNESISRISSASFTQRNERSVTYASCRSMNSIREQDLIPQESVSDLRSIAERMIAAGYFRECVQVYGSVRKSVVDGSFKKLGVEKLSIGDIQRLEWEALNTKIGRWIRAAKVCIRVLFSSEKKLCKQIFEDLGTSSADDACFMETVKSPATQLFNFAEAISISRRSPEKLFKILDLHDSLLDLLPDIDDVFDSRPAESIRVQATEILSRLAEAARGMLSEFENAVLREPSKVPVPGGTIHPLTRYVMNYVSLISDYKLTLGELIVSKPTTGSRHCDSTAPEMDFSEHEGQSPLALHLIWIITILQFNLEGKSKHYKDNSLAHLFIMNNVHYIVQKVKGSLELREMIGDQYLRTLTRIFRQAATNHQRATWIGVLHCLRDQGLHSTGSFSSGVSKSALRERFKSFNVIFDEVHRTQALWLIPDEQLREELRISILEKLVPAYRSFLGRYGNHISDNYIKYTVEDLENAVLDLFEGYAVSQHSRRRSQ, from the coding sequence atggaattACAACCTCCAGGGACCGATACGGCCACGGCCGAACAGATCATCCTTAGATGGGACTCAACAGCTTCTGAAGATGCCAGGTTCCGAATGATCTTCGAAGGCGATCGCCAAGAAATCAACCGTTACTTGCTAGCTGTGGATCAAATCCAACAATCCTTAAACTCGACTACACTCTCAGATGACGAGTCAAAGAAGGCCCATAACGCGATCCAGATCGCTATGGCGCGTTTAGAAGACGAGTTTCGTAGCATTTTGATAACGAACTCGACTCCTATTGAGACCGAGGCAGTCACTGACTCGGTCTCATCGGCTCATCTGACTCCGAGGACCACTCCTAGAACTAGTAGTTGTAGGAGCGAGTCCCCGGAGAAAGATGATCATCATAGTACTAGCAGTGGGCCCAAAAATGAATCTATTTCTAGAATTAGTTCTGCTTCATTTACACAAAGAAATGAAAGAAGTGTGACATATGCAAGCTGTAGATCCATGAATAGTATCAGGGAACAAGATCTAATTCCCCAAGAGAGCGTATCAGATCTTCGTTCCATCGCTGAACGAATGATCGCGGCCGGCTACTTTAGAGAATGTGTTCAAGTGTACGGAAGCGTTAGAAAATCGGTTGTGGATGGAAGCTTTAAGAAGCTAGGAGTTGAGAAGTTAAGTATAGGTGATATCCAACGCCTCGAGTGGGAGGCTTTGAACACGAAAATAGGTAGGTGGATTCGAGCGGCTAAAGTTTGCATTCGAGTTTTGTTCTCAAGTGAGAAGAAACTGTGTAAACAGATATTTGAAGATCTAGGTACATCATCCGCGGATGACGCCTGTTTCATGGAAACAGTTAAATCCCCGGCGACCCAGCTGTTTAACTTCGCTGAAGCCATCAGTATAAGCAGAAGGTCGCCGGAGAAGCTATTTAAGATTCTAGATTTGCACGATTCGCTACTAGATTTGTTGCCTGATAttgatgatgtgtttgattcGAGACCAGCTGAGTCGATTAGAGTCCAGGCGACTGAGATATTGTCTAGATTAGCTGAGGCCGCTAGAGGGATGCTGTCCGAGTTTGAAAATGCTGTTCTTAGAGAACCTTCCAAGGTTCCTGTTCCTGGAGGGACGATTCATCCGTTAACAAGGTATGTGATGAATTACGTAAGCTTGATTTCGGATTACAAGCTGACTTTAGGAGAATTGATTGTTTCTAAACCAACGACCGGATCTAGACACTGTGATTCCACTGCTCCAGAAATGGATTTTAGTGAACATGAAGGGCAATCGCCGTTAGCTCTTCATTTGATTTGGATAATCACTATCTTGCAATTCAATTTGGAAGGGAAATCGAAACACTATAAAGACAACTCACTGGCTCATTTGTTCATTATGAATAATGTTCATTACATTGTTCAAAAGGTCAAAGGGTCATTAGAGTTAAGGGAAATGATTGGGGATCAGTACTTAAGAACTCTAACTAGGATCTTTAGGCAGGCTGCCACGAATCACCAACGAGCAACTTGGATAGGGGTATTGCATTGTTTGAGAGACCAAGGATTACACTCGACTGGAAGTTTCTCATCCGGGGTTTCAAAGAGTGCATTAAGAGAGCGGTTTAAGTCCTTTAACGTCATATTTGATGAAGTCCATAGGACGCAAGCGTTATGGCTCATACCTGATGAGCAACTTCGCGAGGAGCTAAGGATCTCAATTTTGGAGAAACTGGTCCCTGCTTATCGGTCGTTCCTTGGGAGATATGGGAATCATATTTCTGATAATTACATCAAGTACACTGTGGAAGATCTTGAGAATGCGGTGTTGGATTTGTTCGAAGGGTATGCAGTTTCTCAGCACTCTAGGAGAAGATCACAGTGA